The following proteins are co-located in the Pseudarthrobacter siccitolerans genome:
- a CDS encoding DUF1844 domain-containing protein, translating to MSTPDSNSHVFEPAGAAGDVSQQIRDISEVPAIEVITTAAVHLMSAAAVKLGLAAEENAEELKDLDEARKLITALAGLVTAAAPEIGSQHAGPLRDGLRSLQLAFREESLIPDAPGKGPGEKYTGAVN from the coding sequence ATGAGCACCCCAGACAGTAATTCACACGTTTTCGAGCCCGCCGGCGCCGCCGGCGACGTCTCCCAGCAAATCCGCGACATTTCCGAAGTGCCGGCCATTGAGGTCATCACCACCGCAGCCGTCCACCTGATGAGTGCCGCTGCCGTCAAACTTGGCCTGGCAGCGGAAGAGAACGCCGAGGAGCTCAAGGACCTGGACGAGGCCCGGAAACTGATCACCGCGCTGGCCGGCCTGGTGACCGCTGCGGCTCCTGAAATCGGCTCCCAGCACGCAGGACCCTTGCGTGATGGCCTGCGGTCGCTGCAGCTGGCTTTCCGCGAAGAGTCGCTGATCCCCGATGCCCCCGGCAAGGGCCCGGGCGAAAAGTACACGGGCGCCGTCAACTAA
- the infC gene encoding translation initiation factor IF-3 — MRLVGPAGEQVGIVRIEDALRLAAESDLDLVEVAPQAKPPVCKLMDFGKYKYEAAVKAREARKNQTNTVLKEIRFRLKIDTHDYETKRGHALRFLGAGDKVKAMIQFRGREQQRPEMGIRLLQRFAEDVAEVGVVESSPRIDGRNMVMVVGPLKNKAEAKAEARRATQRAEAKAQNEAKASGRIDVSGDDQAPLTQSLADLLPEGFTVSTEPEAAPEAPVQEAAPAVEPAAEEVPAKAAEAPKQEAPKQEAPKQEAPKQEAPKQEAPKAAAPRQEAPKAAAPRQEAPKAAAPKAAAPAPQPAAAKPEAAKPAAAAPKPAAVPAPPKPVARPAAPKPAARPAPKAVPKPAGKKTT; from the coding sequence GTGCGGCTGGTCGGCCCTGCAGGTGAACAGGTAGGAATCGTCCGTATTGAGGATGCCCTGCGTCTGGCCGCCGAGTCCGATCTTGATCTCGTTGAAGTTGCACCTCAGGCGAAGCCTCCGGTGTGCAAGCTGATGGACTTCGGCAAGTACAAGTACGAGGCCGCGGTCAAGGCACGTGAAGCACGGAAGAACCAGACGAACACTGTTCTGAAGGAAATCCGCTTCCGCCTGAAGATTGACACCCACGACTACGAGACCAAGCGCGGGCACGCACTGCGCTTCCTCGGCGCCGGGGACAAGGTCAAGGCCATGATCCAGTTCCGTGGCCGTGAACAGCAGCGTCCGGAAATGGGCATCCGCCTGCTCCAGCGCTTCGCCGAGGACGTCGCCGAAGTCGGCGTGGTTGAATCCAGTCCCCGCATCGACGGCCGCAACATGGTCATGGTGGTTGGGCCGCTGAAGAACAAGGCTGAGGCCAAGGCCGAAGCACGCCGCGCCACGCAGCGGGCAGAAGCGAAGGCACAGAACGAAGCCAAGGCATCTGGCCGCATCGACGTGTCCGGCGACGACCAGGCACCCCTGACGCAGTCCCTCGCGGACCTGCTTCCTGAGGGATTCACGGTTTCAACGGAACCGGAAGCAGCGCCTGAGGCTCCCGTGCAGGAGGCGGCACCCGCCGTCGAACCTGCTGCTGAAGAAGTTCCGGCCAAGGCAGCCGAAGCTCCTAAGCAGGAAGCCCCGAAGCAGGAAGCTCCTAAGCAGGAAGCCCCGAAGCAGGAAGCTCCCAAGCAGGAAGCCCCCAAGGCTGCGGCTCCGAGGCAGGAAGCTCCCAAGGCTGCGGCTCCGAGGCAGGAAGCTCCCAAGGCTGCCGCACCCAAGGCTGCTGCACCGGCTCCCCAGCCGGCCGCGGCAAAGCCCGAAGCCGCCAAGCCGGCAGCCGCGGCGCCGAAGCCCGCAGCAGTCCCTGCTCCGCCGAAGCCGGTGGCCAGGCCAGCTGCACCCAAGCCCGCTGCCCGCCCTGCCCCCAAGGCAGTGCCGAAGCCCGCTGGTAAGAAGACCACTTAG
- the rpmI gene encoding 50S ribosomal protein L35, with protein sequence MPKMKTHSGAKKRFKLTGSGKLRRQQANRRHYLEHKSSRLTRRLAGDKIVFKGDAKVIRKMLGI encoded by the coding sequence ATGCCGAAGATGAAAACCCACAGTGGTGCTAAGAAGCGCTTCAAGCTGACCGGCAGCGGCAAGCTGCGCCGCCAGCAGGCCAACCGCCGCCACTACCTCGAGCACAAGTCCTCCAGGCTGACCCGCCGCCTTGCCGGCGACAAGATCGTCTTCAAGGGCGACGCCAAGGTCATCCGGAAGATGCTCGGCATCTAA
- the rplT gene encoding 50S ribosomal protein L20: protein MARVKRAVNAHKKRRVILERAKGYRGQRSRLYRKAKEQLLHSFVYSYGDRKKKKGDFRRLWIQRINAASRANGLTYNRLIQGLKAAEVEVDRRMLAELAVSDANAFAALVQVAKDSLPADTSAKKVATA, encoded by the coding sequence GTGGCACGTGTGAAGAGGGCGGTCAACGCCCACAAGAAGCGCCGGGTTATCCTTGAACGCGCAAAGGGCTACCGTGGACAGCGTTCACGCCTGTACCGCAAGGCCAAAGAGCAGCTGCTGCACTCGTTTGTGTACAGCTACGGCGACCGCAAGAAGAAGAAGGGCGACTTCCGCCGCCTCTGGATCCAGCGCATCAACGCTGCATCCCGCGCCAACGGCCTCACCTACAACCGTCTCATCCAGGGCCTGAAGGCCGCCGAGGTTGAGGTTGACCGCCGCATGCTGGCCGAGCTGGCTGTCTCCGACGCCAACGCTTTCGCCGCACTGGTCCAGGTTGCCAAGGACTCGCTGCCCGCTGACACCTCCGCCAAGAAGGTTGCCACGGCCTAG
- a CDS encoding TrmH family RNA methyltransferase, producing the protein MNETGRPQDFPLSNPRADRVRDVAKLAGRPARLKRGQFLAEGPQAVREALKLHQQRLAGGAPGVVTEVFASEACLDKFPEFEELSEGSNARLATDEVLAAMADTVNPQGIIAVCRFVDVALEEVLDAGPRLIAVLCQVRDPGNAGTVLRAADSAGADAVILTGSSVDIYNPKAVRSTAGSLFHLPVVLGADVTELTAACRARGIGILAADGYGSLNLDALQDENARRRLTGDNTPSEYDLEKPTAWLFGNEAQGLSQSELDLADHRVAVPVYGAAESLNLGTAATVCLYASARSQHLPAALPR; encoded by the coding sequence ATGAACGAAACCGGGCGCCCGCAGGATTTTCCACTCTCCAACCCCCGAGCTGATCGGGTCAGGGATGTGGCAAAACTTGCCGGGCGCCCGGCCCGTTTAAAGCGCGGACAGTTCCTGGCTGAAGGCCCGCAGGCGGTACGCGAAGCCTTGAAGCTCCATCAACAGCGCCTCGCCGGGGGAGCCCCTGGTGTTGTCACCGAGGTGTTCGCCAGTGAAGCCTGCCTGGACAAATTCCCGGAATTCGAAGAACTTTCCGAAGGCAGCAATGCGCGGCTGGCCACCGACGAGGTCCTGGCCGCTATGGCGGACACAGTCAACCCGCAGGGCATCATTGCCGTCTGCCGGTTCGTCGATGTGGCACTTGAGGAAGTGCTCGACGCCGGCCCGCGCCTCATCGCCGTACTCTGCCAGGTCAGGGACCCGGGGAATGCCGGAACGGTCCTGCGCGCCGCGGACTCGGCGGGAGCGGACGCCGTCATCCTTACCGGCTCGAGCGTGGATATCTATAACCCCAAGGCGGTCCGTTCGACGGCGGGCTCCCTGTTCCACCTTCCCGTTGTGCTGGGCGCGGACGTCACCGAACTGACCGCTGCCTGCCGGGCCCGGGGGATCGGCATCCTCGCCGCAGACGGGTACGGTTCCCTCAACCTGGACGCGCTGCAGGACGAGAACGCCCGCCGCCGCCTGACGGGGGACAATACCCCGTCGGAGTATGACCTGGAAAAACCCACCGCCTGGCTCTTCGGCAACGAGGCGCAGGGGCTGTCCCAGTCCGAGCTTGACCTGGCCGACCACCGGGTGGCGGTGCCGGTATACGGGGCGGCGGAAAGCCTCAACCTCGGCACCGCTGCCACCGTCTGCCTTTATGCCAGCGCGCGCTCCCAGCACCTGCCGGCAGCCCTGCCGAGGTAG
- a CDS encoding GlsB/YeaQ/YmgE family stress response membrane protein, whose product MGFLAWIILGLIVGAIVKAVMPGRVGGGWVTSLVLGVVGAIVGGWIGSLLFNKGDMAFFDLGTWILAIVGGLVVAGIYGAITGRGKATRAP is encoded by the coding sequence ATGGGTTTTCTTGCTTGGATTATTCTCGGCCTCATCGTGGGGGCCATTGTTAAAGCCGTGATGCCCGGCAGGGTGGGCGGCGGTTGGGTCACCAGCCTTGTTCTGGGTGTGGTTGGCGCAATAGTAGGCGGCTGGATCGGCAGCCTGCTCTTCAACAAAGGCGATATGGCCTTCTTCGATCTCGGCACGTGGATTCTCGCCATCGTAGGCGGCCTGGTGGTTGCCGGCATCTACGGTGCCATCACCGGACGCGGCAAGGCAACACGCGCGCCCTGA
- a CDS encoding cation diffusion facilitator family transporter, which yields MAASGGTKAIIAALAANLTIALLKFVAYFLTSSSSMLAEAIHSVADSGNQMLLLVGGKKSQRAASPEHPFGYGRERYIYAFIVSIVLFSVGGLFALYEAWEKFQHPHAIEGDFWWVPLAVLVGAIAAESFSFRTAIKESNHLRGQQSWAKFVRSAKQPELPVILLEDLGALLGLAFALVGVSMTLATGNGLWDAAGTGMIGLLLVAIAVILALETKSLLLGESASKDDVERIAQAIEADGSRIIHLKTLHLGPEELLVAAKIAINRNATGEEIAREIDSAESRIRSAVPIARVIYLEPDLHRSDAAGAGHQPAAAAPGP from the coding sequence TTGGCTGCAAGTGGCGGTACAAAGGCGATTATTGCGGCTCTTGCCGCCAACCTGACCATCGCCCTCCTGAAGTTTGTTGCGTACTTCCTGACGAGTTCGTCGTCGATGCTCGCCGAAGCCATCCACTCGGTGGCGGACTCCGGCAACCAGATGCTTTTGCTGGTTGGCGGCAAGAAGTCCCAGCGGGCTGCCAGCCCGGAGCATCCCTTCGGCTATGGCCGCGAGCGGTATATCTACGCCTTCATTGTGTCCATCGTGCTGTTCAGCGTCGGCGGCCTCTTTGCCCTGTATGAGGCGTGGGAGAAGTTCCAGCATCCGCACGCCATCGAGGGCGACTTCTGGTGGGTTCCCCTGGCAGTTCTGGTGGGGGCGATCGCCGCCGAATCCTTCTCGTTCCGGACTGCCATCAAGGAATCGAACCACCTCCGCGGACAGCAGTCCTGGGCCAAGTTTGTGCGCAGCGCGAAGCAGCCGGAACTGCCCGTCATCCTGCTCGAGGATTTGGGGGCGCTGCTGGGCCTGGCGTTCGCCCTCGTGGGCGTCAGCATGACGCTTGCTACTGGTAACGGACTCTGGGACGCTGCGGGCACAGGCATGATCGGCCTCCTGCTGGTGGCAATTGCCGTGATCCTTGCCCTGGAGACGAAGTCCCTGCTCCTGGGTGAATCAGCTTCCAAGGATGACGTGGAGCGTATTGCGCAAGCCATCGAGGCGGACGGTAGCCGGATCATCCACCTCAAGACGCTGCACCTCGGGCCGGAGGAACTGCTGGTGGCCGCCAAGATCGCCATCAACCGCAACGCCACCGGCGAAGAGATCGCCAGGGAAATCGATAGCGCCGAGTCACGCATCCGTTCAGCGGTGCCTATTGCCAGGGTGATCTACCTGGAGCCGGACCTGCACCGTTCCGATGCAGCAGGTGCCGGCCATCAACCTGCTGCCGCAGCACCGGGACCCTGA
- a CDS encoding MFS transporter, with the protein MSSVVQSATATRTTAPNLAMAIIALAMGGVGIGVTEFTMMGLLKEVEQGLNISTPEAGHLISAYALGVVVGAPLLAAVGAKLPRKNLALGLMLFFTVANLASFLAPDYGTMLVSRFAAGLPHGAFFGVAAVIAASLVPPTRRGWAISMVMAGLSISNVIGVPAATWVGQTYGWRLLFILVGLLGMLTLVLIWRFVPFHEAHPDASIRRELGALKRLQVWLAILIGIVGFGGFFATYTYISHTMTHVAGLPSSLIPLVVALYGLGMVAGNMVGGRLADESVMGTLYSVLPAIAVALVVYAIAAHWPWSALVMVFVVGASGSMLIPALQTRLLDASPDAPSLASSLNHAALNVANALGAFLGGLVIAWGWGYVAPALVGAGLAILGLGVAVTSGLLERKKPLAA; encoded by the coding sequence ATGAGCAGCGTCGTACAGTCCGCCACGGCAACCCGCACCACCGCCCCCAACCTCGCCATGGCCATCATTGCCCTCGCCATGGGCGGGGTGGGAATCGGCGTCACCGAGTTCACCATGATGGGCCTGCTCAAGGAAGTTGAACAGGGCCTGAACATCAGCACCCCCGAAGCCGGGCACCTCATCTCCGCCTACGCGCTGGGAGTGGTGGTCGGCGCACCGCTGCTGGCCGCCGTCGGCGCCAAACTTCCCCGGAAGAACCTGGCCCTGGGCCTGATGCTGTTCTTCACCGTGGCCAACCTGGCTTCCTTCCTGGCCCCCGATTACGGAACCATGCTGGTTTCACGTTTCGCGGCCGGGCTCCCACACGGCGCATTCTTTGGCGTTGCCGCCGTCATCGCCGCCTCGCTGGTGCCGCCCACCCGGCGCGGATGGGCGATCTCCATGGTGATGGCGGGCCTGAGTATCTCCAATGTCATTGGTGTTCCGGCAGCAACCTGGGTGGGCCAGACCTACGGCTGGCGGCTGCTCTTTATCCTGGTGGGCCTGCTTGGAATGCTGACCCTGGTGCTGATCTGGCGGTTTGTTCCCTTCCACGAGGCCCATCCGGATGCCAGCATCCGCCGCGAACTCGGGGCGCTCAAGCGGCTCCAGGTCTGGCTTGCCATCCTGATCGGCATCGTGGGCTTTGGCGGTTTCTTTGCCACCTACACCTATATCTCCCACACCATGACCCACGTTGCCGGCCTCCCCTCCTCGCTGATTCCACTGGTGGTGGCCCTCTACGGGCTGGGCATGGTGGCCGGCAACATGGTGGGCGGCAGGCTCGCGGACGAATCCGTAATGGGCACGCTCTACAGCGTGCTGCCGGCCATCGCCGTGGCCTTGGTGGTGTACGCCATCGCCGCGCACTGGCCCTGGTCGGCCCTGGTGATGGTGTTTGTGGTGGGCGCTTCCGGATCCATGCTCATACCGGCGCTGCAGACCCGCCTCCTGGACGCCTCCCCCGACGCACCGTCCCTGGCGTCATCCCTGAACCACGCCGCCCTGAATGTGGCCAACGCACTGGGAGCATTCCTGGGCGGGCTCGTGATCGCCTGGGGCTGGGGCTATGTTGCCCCCGCCCTGGTGGGCGCCGGCCTGGCCATCCTGGGCCTGGGCGTTGCCGTCACCAGCGGCCTGCTGGAGCGCAAAAAGCCGCTGGCCGCCTGA
- a CDS encoding (deoxy)nucleoside triphosphate pyrophosphohydrolase translates to MTGLIQVVGGAVVDSLAQPSMLLVARRSAPEKLAGLWEFPGGKVEPGEGPEAALCRELGEELGIEVRLGAELPAHSPHGWPLNDRASMRVWFAEILEGEPEPLEDHDELRWVSLADRDEVLGLPWIPADFPIVRELLAALSVPAACGRP, encoded by the coding sequence GTGACTGGACTGATACAGGTGGTGGGCGGAGCCGTAGTGGACAGCCTTGCGCAACCTTCCATGCTGCTCGTGGCGCGCCGCAGTGCCCCCGAGAAGCTGGCCGGCCTCTGGGAGTTCCCGGGCGGTAAAGTGGAGCCGGGCGAGGGACCGGAGGCGGCGTTGTGCCGTGAGCTGGGCGAAGAGCTGGGAATCGAGGTGCGCCTCGGCGCTGAGCTTCCGGCGCATTCCCCCCATGGCTGGCCTCTGAATGACCGGGCCAGTATGCGCGTCTGGTTCGCAGAGATCCTGGAGGGTGAGCCGGAGCCCCTCGAGGACCATGACGAACTGCGGTGGGTGTCATTGGCTGATCGGGACGAGGTGCTTGGCCTGCCTTGGATTCCCGCCGACTTCCCGATCGTTCGGGAATTGTTGGCCGCGCTCAGCGTGCCGGCGGCGTGCGGGCGCCCGTAA
- a CDS encoding Rv2578c family radical SAM protein: MRWDAQALMQPPANTAAGDAAPALLPLAGLVRSVTTPEFAGITFHEVTAKSVLNKVPAGSRMPFEWTINPYRGCSHACVYCFARKTHTYLDFDAGRDFDSQVVVKVNAAEVLRKELAKPSWGRHQVALGTNTDPYQRAEGRYRLMPGIINALAESGTPLSILTKGTLLARDIPLLKSAATQVPVGIGISLAMTDEALSEAIEPGTPGPRARLKLVSRLRDAGLPCGVMAMPILPWLTDSDEALDSLFASLASAGATGVTAGALYLKPGGTREWFMKWVAANHPELAGRYRRLYAGSYASKEYRAWLAGRVRYFKARYGFSDSSGFSHRDLDDPRGEEAEYPAGIIPATIPAGAAASATPATQATLF; the protein is encoded by the coding sequence ATGAGATGGGACGCCCAAGCACTGATGCAGCCGCCGGCAAATACAGCCGCCGGTGATGCCGCTCCTGCACTCCTTCCCCTGGCGGGGCTGGTCCGGTCGGTCACCACACCGGAATTTGCGGGCATCACCTTTCATGAGGTCACCGCCAAATCGGTGCTCAACAAAGTTCCCGCAGGCTCGCGCATGCCGTTTGAATGGACCATCAACCCTTACCGCGGGTGCAGCCACGCCTGTGTCTACTGCTTCGCCAGGAAAACCCACACGTATCTCGATTTCGACGCCGGGCGGGACTTTGACAGCCAGGTGGTGGTGAAGGTCAACGCGGCGGAGGTCCTCCGGAAAGAGCTGGCCAAGCCATCCTGGGGCCGGCACCAGGTAGCCCTCGGCACCAACACGGATCCGTACCAGCGCGCCGAAGGGCGCTACCGACTGATGCCCGGGATCATCAACGCCCTGGCCGAGTCCGGCACTCCCCTGTCCATCCTCACCAAAGGAACCTTGCTGGCCAGGGACATTCCGCTGTTGAAAAGTGCTGCTACCCAAGTGCCGGTAGGCATCGGCATCTCGCTCGCCATGACTGACGAAGCATTATCGGAAGCCATCGAGCCCGGCACTCCGGGACCCCGGGCACGGCTCAAGCTGGTCTCACGGCTTCGCGACGCCGGCCTCCCCTGCGGAGTCATGGCCATGCCCATCCTGCCCTGGCTCACGGACAGCGACGAAGCACTCGACTCCCTTTTTGCGTCCCTTGCTTCTGCTGGGGCCACCGGCGTGACTGCCGGCGCACTGTACCTGAAGCCTGGCGGCACCAGGGAGTGGTTCATGAAGTGGGTGGCAGCCAATCATCCTGAGCTCGCGGGCCGTTATCGCCGGCTCTATGCCGGCTCCTACGCCTCCAAGGAATACCGGGCATGGCTGGCCGGCAGAGTCCGCTACTTCAAAGCCCGGTACGGTTTCTCTGATTCGTCGGGCTTCAGCCACCGCGATCTGGACGATCCCCGCGGCGAGGAAGCGGAGTACCCCGCAGGCATTATTCCGGCCACCATACCCGCAGGGGCCGCCGCCAGTGCAACGCCGGCAACGCAAGCGACCCTCTTCTAG
- a CDS encoding SIMPL domain-containing protein, with product MPTEAEGFTDPSRPGEGGSVVGQDGPQFDGGAAGTVSVTGTGAAEAAPDLMVVSIGVECRAESVEAAWSRAGSSSDTVASTFRRHGVAGGDIRTTGLNVRADLVWREGEGQSVTGYVAASTLTVRLRAPGSASAVISDAVQAGGNDVRLNGLELTFTDDAEVRARAREAAWLDALSSAQQFARLASGRLGRVLSITDTVAPQPPVPLPRMQRAVSVEALSVEAGETSVSVAIRVVWELEA from the coding sequence ATGCCAACGGAAGCTGAGGGATTCACTGACCCGAGCAGGCCCGGTGAAGGGGGCAGCGTCGTGGGGCAGGACGGCCCTCAGTTCGACGGCGGGGCCGCCGGGACTGTCAGCGTCACCGGAACCGGGGCGGCGGAAGCTGCCCCTGACCTGATGGTGGTGTCCATCGGGGTGGAATGCCGCGCCGAATCGGTCGAGGCGGCATGGTCCCGGGCCGGGAGCAGTTCAGACACCGTGGCGTCAACGTTTCGGCGGCATGGCGTCGCCGGCGGGGACATCCGAACCACCGGACTGAACGTCCGGGCAGACCTCGTCTGGCGGGAGGGCGAAGGCCAGAGTGTCACCGGATACGTCGCGGCCAGTACCCTCACCGTCAGGCTGCGGGCCCCGGGTTCTGCCTCGGCAGTGATATCCGACGCTGTGCAGGCCGGCGGAAATGACGTCCGGCTTAATGGCCTTGAACTGACCTTTACGGACGACGCCGAGGTCCGGGCACGTGCGCGGGAAGCCGCATGGCTGGACGCACTTAGCTCGGCCCAGCAGTTTGCCCGCCTCGCCTCCGGCCGCCTGGGCCGGGTCCTGTCCATCACGGACACCGTGGCGCCCCAACCTCCGGTCCCGCTCCCCCGGATGCAGCGCGCCGTCTCAGTGGAAGCGCTCTCGGTGGAAGCCGGGGAAACCTCAGTGAGTGTGGCCATCAGGGTGGTTTGGGAGCTTGAAGCTTGA
- the pheS gene encoding phenylalanine--tRNA ligase subunit alpha, with translation MTETLPGAAIPNPTDEAAITAAVDQAIAAIAGAATLDELKAVRLAHTGEKSPLSLANREIGKLAKDQKAVAGKLMGASRGRVNKALADRTAELEAENDARILLEETVDVTAAPRRRRAGARHPLSTLQDRVADIFVGMGWEIAEGPEVESEWFNFDALNFKPDHPAREMQDTFFVEPPEAHLVMRTHTSPVQVRSMLERELPIYVLCPGKVFRTDELDATHTPVFHQFEGLAIDKKLSMADLRGTLEHFARQMFGDEAQIRLRPNYFPFTEPSAELDIFHPGAKGGPRWIEWGGCGMVNPNVLRAAGIDPDVYSGFAFGMGIERTLMFRNEVGDMRDMIEGDVRFSEHFGMEI, from the coding sequence ATGACTGAAACTTTGCCGGGCGCCGCCATCCCGAACCCTACGGATGAAGCCGCCATTACTGCCGCTGTAGACCAGGCCATCGCCGCCATCGCCGGCGCGGCCACCCTTGATGAGCTGAAGGCGGTGAGGCTCGCGCACACTGGTGAAAAGTCGCCGCTGAGCCTCGCCAACCGTGAAATCGGCAAGCTGGCCAAGGACCAAAAGGCCGTCGCTGGAAAGCTCATGGGCGCCTCCCGCGGGCGGGTAAACAAGGCGCTCGCGGACCGCACGGCAGAGCTGGAAGCCGAAAACGACGCCCGGATCCTGCTGGAAGAGACGGTTGACGTCACCGCCGCCCCCCGCCGGCGTCGTGCCGGTGCCCGGCACCCGCTGTCCACTCTGCAGGACCGCGTGGCGGACATCTTTGTTGGCATGGGCTGGGAAATCGCCGAGGGTCCCGAAGTGGAATCCGAATGGTTCAACTTCGATGCCCTGAACTTCAAGCCGGACCACCCGGCCCGCGAAATGCAGGACACCTTCTTTGTGGAGCCCCCCGAGGCCCACCTCGTGATGCGCACGCACACGTCTCCGGTGCAGGTCCGCTCCATGCTGGAACGCGAGCTTCCCATTTACGTGTTGTGCCCTGGCAAGGTGTTCCGCACCGATGAGCTGGACGCCACGCACACGCCGGTGTTCCACCAGTTCGAGGGCCTGGCTATCGACAAAAAGCTCAGTATGGCGGACCTCCGCGGCACCCTTGAGCACTTCGCGCGGCAGATGTTCGGCGACGAAGCCCAGATCCGGCTGCGTCCCAACTACTTCCCGTTCACCGAGCCGTCCGCCGAGCTCGATATCTTCCACCCAGGCGCCAAGGGCGGACCGCGCTGGATCGAGTGGGGCGGCTGCGGCATGGTCAACCCCAACGTTCTCCGCGCCGCGGGCATCGACCCGGACGTCTACTCAGGTTTTGCCTTCGGCATGGGCATCGAGCGGACCCTGATGTTCCGCAACGAGGTCGGCGACATGCGCGACATGATCGAAGGCGATGTACGTTTCAGCGAGCACTTCGGGATGGAGATCTAA